One Heptranchias perlo isolate sHepPer1 chromosome 2, sHepPer1.hap1, whole genome shotgun sequence DNA segment encodes these proteins:
- the LOC137339266 gene encoding brain acid soluble protein 1 homolog produces the protein MGNTLIRKKKNYKLSGDKEADKLAEGTAAEDGEAKKENQEDPKTSEEGTEGNASQGKDTQAANNTTEAKEGDKETVNKEETQKPEAENSQASTEAKAEPQSMEPTAEKPTEPAQAAPATGCAASDSSSEVTSTQPSETPAPVPESKTEEKCPSKVEVEAKQTEVSAAPVTQEESKKAEPQNLDSATSTTDAASSKETPAAEAPSSTTTGPAASDSATPADVTASEGSSAITDQTLAVQE, from the coding sequence ATGGGAAACACTCTGATTAGGAAGAAGAAGAACTATAAACTTTCCGGTGACAAGGAGGCCGATAAGTTGGCTGAAGGAACAGCAGCAGAGGATGGAGAGGCAAAAAAGGAaaaccaggaagatcccaaaACTTCTGAAGAGGGCACAGAAGGAAATGCCTCCCAGGGCAAAGATACCCAGGCTGCCAACAACACAACAGAGGCTAAGGAAGGGGATAAAGAAACAGTGAATAAGGAGGAAACTCAAAAGCCTGAAGCTGAAAATTCACAAGCTTCCACTGAAGCAAAAGCAGAGCCTCAGTCCATGGAACCTACTGCAGAAAAGCCAACGGAGCCAGCCCAGGCTGCCCCTGCTACTGGCTGCGCAGCGTCCGATTCCAGTAGTGAAGTGACATCCACTCAGCCCTCTGAAACTCCAGCACCTGTCCCTGAAAGCAAAACAGAAGAAAAGTGCCCCAGCAAGGTTGAAGTGGAGGCCAAACAGACTGAGGTCTCAGCTGCCCCTGTGACCCAAGAGGAAAGTAAAAAAGCCGAGCCCCAGAATTTGGACTCTGCCACAAGCACCACTGATGCCGCTTCTTCCAAGGAGACACCAGCAGCAGAAGCACCTAGCTCTACTACTACTGGCCCTGCAGCATCAGACAGTGCTACTCCAGCAGATGTTACAGCTTCGGAGGGTTCTTCAGCCATTACTGATCAAACTTTAGCAGTGCAAGAATAA